CTCGGCCTCGCGGGCGTTGGCGGCCTCGGCCAGGACCGCCCCCTCCGGCGAGAGCACGACGGCGCCCACCGGCACCTCCCCCGACTCGCCGGCCGCCCGGGCCAGTTCCAGAGCGCTCACCATGGCGGCGTCAATGACCGGACTGGCGGCCGGGCTGAGGGTCGGCTTGATGACCGTGCCGCCACCCCGCCCCGCGGCGACGCCCACCCACCCGCCGGGCGCGCCGGCGTCGGAGCCCGGGCTGAACGGGCTCGGCGGCTGCGCAGAAGAAGGTGAAGACGTCACGAGTTCATTATCTCGTTATAGGCTCCCGACGACATACCCGGGCTCGGACAGTCGCCTGCCCCCGCGGCCCCCGGCGGCCCCCGGCGCCGCACCCCGGGCCAGCACCCCAAGCCCCACGAAGACCCCAAGAAGCCCCCGCGAAGACCCCACGAAGAACGGAGCAGGTCGGTGAGCCGGTCCCCCGAATCGAGCGATGAGAGCGAGTCCGCGCCAGGCGGTTCCGTTCCGGGAGCCTCCCAGCCGGCCCCGTCCTCGGACCGCTTCTCAGTGCTGCGGCTCCCCGGCGGCTCCCTCCCCGGCACCCTGCTCGGCAAGGAGCCCCTCAACCCGGTGGTGTTCTTCGTGTCGGCCACCATCATCGCGATCGTCGCCCTGGCCGCGCTCATCGCCCCCGACCTCGTCAAGAGCGCCTTCGAGGCGGCCGTGACCTGGACGAGCCGATGGTTCGGCTCCTTCTACATCCTGCTCATCACGGCCGCACTGGTCTTCATCCTGGGGCTGGCCTTCTCCCGCTTCGGGCGCATCCGCCTGGGCCCGGACAACTCGACGCCGGACTTCTCCACCTTCGCCTGGACGGCCATGCTCTTCGCCGCCGGCATCGGCACCGAGATCCTGTTCTTCGCCGTCGCCGAGCCGGTCGACCAGTACGTGCACCCGCCCACCGGCGACGCCCAGGCCATCCCCCCGGCCGCCCGCGCCCGCGAGGCCATCGTCCTGTCCCTGTTCCACTACGGCATCTCCGGCTGGGGCCTGTACGCCCTGGTGGGCCTGGCCATGGCCTACTTCGCCTACCGACGCCGCGACACCCTCACGCTGCGCTCCACCCTGCGCCCACTGCTGGGGCGGCACACCGAGGGCGTCATCGGCGACATCGTCGACGCCGCAGCCCTGGTCGGCGGGGTCTTCGGCATCGCGGCCTCGCTGGGGGTCGGCGTCGTCCAGCTGAACGTGGCCCTCAACATCCTGTTCGGGCTGCCGCAGGGCTTCCCCACCCAGATCGGGCTGACCGCCCTGGCCGTCATCATGGCCACCGTCTCGGCCGTCTCCGGCGTCGACCGGGGCGTGCGCGTCCTGTCCACCATCAACGTGCTGCTGGCCATCGGCCTGGCCCTGTGGGTGCTCGTCACCGGTGACGCCGCCTTCCTCATCGACGCGCTCATCGGCTCCATCGGCGACTTCTTCACCCGCTTCCCGCAGCTGACGCTGGAGACCTACGCCTACAACCGCCCCGAGGACTGGCTCAACGCCTGGACCCTGTTCTTCTGGGCCTGGTGGATCGCCTGGGCGGCCTTCGTGGGCATGTTCCTGGCCCGCATCTCACGCGGGCGCACCATCCGGCAGTTCGTGCTTGGCAGCCTCCTGCTGCCCTTCTGCTACATCCTCATGTGGGTGGCCATCTTCGGCAACCACGCCCTGGACCTGGTCATCCGCGGTAACGGCGAGTTCCGGAACATCACCCTGGAGCGGCCCGAGCAGGGGCTGTACTGGATCCTGGAGCACCTGCCGGGCCAGAAGATCCTCATCGCCCTGGCCC
This region of Actinomyces oris genomic DNA includes:
- the betT gene encoding choline BCCT transporter BetT yields the protein MSRSPESSDESESAPGGSVPGASQPAPSSDRFSVLRLPGGSLPGTLLGKEPLNPVVFFVSATIIAIVALAALIAPDLVKSAFEAAVTWTSRWFGSFYILLITAALVFILGLAFSRFGRIRLGPDNSTPDFSTFAWTAMLFAAGIGTEILFFAVAEPVDQYVHPPTGDAQAIPPAARAREAIVLSLFHYGISGWGLYALVGLAMAYFAYRRRDTLTLRSTLRPLLGRHTEGVIGDIVDAAALVGGVFGIAASLGVGVVQLNVALNILFGLPQGFPTQIGLTALAVIMATVSAVSGVDRGVRVLSTINVLLAIGLALWVLVTGDAAFLIDALIGSIGDFFTRFPQLTLETYAYNRPEDWLNAWTLFFWAWWIAWAAFVGMFLARISRGRTIRQFVLGSLLLPFCYILMWVAIFGNHALDLVIRGNGEFRNITLERPEQGLYWILEHLPGQKILIALALFVGILFYVTSADSGALVMANLSSRIRSARQDAAAWLRIFWAALTGILTIAMLVAGGIPILQQATIVMALPFSGVLILIMYTLWRSLSTEDTYNQALSQADRNRALGFNGSAAGLEQTPWRERLTHTLNSVSPDEAGNAMERRIVPALEAVATELRKENVSAEVFVEGPEAQDPDDERTFLGRASLVVSSHPATDSGEEQSSSIDSFRYVVRMVVTPVPAYGFAVHEADDLTVRLEVRPHSGGQGYDVVDWNSDQVAHDVLDHYERWLEYVGTSEKSESRFSRRL